One window of the Trifolium pratense cultivar HEN17-A07 linkage group LG2, ARS_RC_1.1, whole genome shotgun sequence genome contains the following:
- the LOC123909958 gene encoding disease resistance protein RPV1-like, whose translation MAMQPYTGASSSSSSSSSSSSVVSSKKFDVFISFHGKDTRIKFTSHLYVALSKYFRTFIDEKELEKGDEISSALVKAIEEAYVSVVVFSKNYASSKWCLNELVKILECKKDQGQIVIPVFYEVDPSDVGNQRGSYGQAFEKHEQDLRQSKDKLQKWRNALTEAAKLSGWHFQNDRIESNFIKDIVEDVLHRKLPFEVNKKIVGIEKKYEEIELLLNIGSGDVRTLGLWGMGGIGKTTLAKYAYAKLSFQFERHCLLENVREKSNKSGGLSALRKVCLYELFDLPLNARYV comes from the exons ATGGCTATGCAACCTTACACAggtgcttcttcttcttcttcttcttcttcttcttcttcctcggTGGTATCTTCGaaaaaatttgatgtttttattaGCTTTCATGGTAAGGATACTCGTATAAAATTCACAAGCCATCTTTATGTTGCTCTGAGCAAGTACTTTCGAACCTTTATTGACGAAAAAGAGCTTGAAAAAGGAGATGAGATCTCTTCAGCACTTGTCAAAGCCATTGAGGAGGCATATGTATCTGTAGTCGTTTTCTCAAAAAACTATGCTTCCTCAAAATGGTGCTTGAATGAACTTGTCAAAATTCTTGAATGCAAGAAAGATCAAGGCCAAATTGTGATACCTGTTTTCTATGAAGTAGATCCATCAGATGTGGGGAATCAGAGAGGGAGTTATGGACAAGCTTTTGAAAAACATGAGCAAGATTTGAGGCAGAGCAAAGACAAGTTGCAGAAATGGAGAAATGCTCTCACTGAAGCAGCCAAATTATCTGGATGGCACTTTCAAAATGACAG GATTGAATCAAATTTCATCAAGGACATTGTTGAAGATGTTTTGCATCGTAAACTCCCATTTGAAGTTAATAAGAAAATTGTTGGAATTGAGAAAAAGTATGAAGAGATTGAATTGTTACTGAATATTGGATCAGGTGATGTTAGAACCCTTGGATTATGGGGCATGGGTGGCATAGGAAAGACCACTCTAGCCAAATATGCATATGCTAAACTGTCTTTTCAATTTGAACGTCATTGTTTACTGGAAAATGTAAGGGAAAAATCTAACAAGTCTGGAGGACTCTCAGCTTTACGTAAAGTTTGTCTTTATGAATTGTTTGATCTTCCACTTAATGCACGTTATGTAT AA
- the LOC123909959 gene encoding uncharacterized protein LOC123909959: MQYLQKLYLNKCCNLETIPDNIDGMPFLSVLCLIECGNLETIPDNIQNSRLEFLDLDECRNLKSLQKLPVSLLHLIAVNCTYLDTESILKNMLDSIVAQYTCYIQFHLDQISFLPGAQVPHCFPYRTTEASIDIPSIVKSNLSCFIVCIIFSEGLYVTHDSSSIDCTVYENKKLADQSFVRVHVGAHRILISDHVLLFIDSVDGLKWEEEEEEEEEEEESESEGDYYNLSFEFKYSFDYQNYDDDSEDEDDDRIRW, encoded by the coding sequence ATGCAATATTTACAGAAACTATATTTGAATAAGTGTTGTAACTTAGAAACTATCCCTGACAACATCGATGGTATGCCATTTTTGTCTGTACTATGTTTGATAGAGTGTGGTAACTTAGAAACTATCCCCGACAACATCCAAAATTCAAGGTTGGAATTTCTTGATTTAGATGAATGTAGGAATCTTAAGTCCCTACAAAAGCTTCCAGTATCCTTGCTACATTTGATAGCTGTTAACTGCACTTATCTGGACACAGAGTCAATTCTTAAGAACATGTTAGATTCCATTGTAGCCCAATATACTTGTTATATACAGTTCCATCTAGACCAAATTTCTTTTCTACCAGGTGCCCAAGTTCCGCACTGTTTTCCTTATCGTACAACAGAGGCTTCAATAGATATTCCTTCTATTGTAAAATCTAACTTGTCTTGTTTCATTGTTTGCATCATTTTCTCTGAGGGATTATATGTTACACACGACAGCAGCAGCATAGATTGTACTGtctatgaaaacaaaaaattagctGACCAATCGTTTGTACGTGTACATGTTGGTGCACATAGGATCTTAATTTCAGATCATGTATTGTTGTTTATAGATTCGGTAGATGGGCTTAaatgggaggaggaggaggaggaggaggaggaggaggaggagagtGAAAGTGAAGGTGATTATTACAACCTTTCATTTGAATTCAAATATAGTTTTGATTACCAAAATTATGATGATGACTCCGAGGATGAGGATGATGACAGGATACGTTGGTAA